The following nucleotide sequence is from Solidesulfovibrio carbinolicus.
ACCTTGGCCGCGAACTGGCCGGCGAGTTTGAAGCCTGGACCCAGGCCCTTTCCCCGGATGATCCCTGCCTCATTGCCACCACCTCCGGCACCACCGGCCGGCCCAAGCTGGCCCTGCTCTCACACAAAAACCTCCTGGCCATGGCCCACAACCTGGGGCTGGTGGACGCCAAGCGCGACACCGACGAGTTCGTCTCCTTCCTGCCCCTGGCCTGGATGGGCGAGCAGATGATGGCCGCCGCCTCGGCGCTCCTTTTCGGCTTCACCGTCAATTTCCCCGAAGACCCGGACACGGTGCAGGAAAACATCCGGGAGATCGGTCCCCACGTCATCTTCTCCCCTCCGCGCGTCTGGGAGAATCTGGCCGCCCGGGTCCGGGTCAAGATCATGGAGACCACGCCGCTCAAACGCTTTCTCTACGAAAAGCTCCTGCCCATCGGCATCCGCTACGCCGATGCCCGCTTTGCCGGCCGCAAGCCGGGCCTGCCCCTGCGTCTGGCCTATTTCCTCGCCTGGGTCTGCCTGTTCCGGGCGCTCAAAGACCGGCTCGGTTTTTCCAACGTCCGTTCGGCCAGCACCGGCGGCGCGGCCCTTGGTCCCGACGCCTTCCGCTTTTTCCACGCCATGGGCGTCAATCTTAAGCAGATATACGGCCAGACCGAAATCGCCGGCATCTCCTGCATCCACCGCGACGGGGCCGTGGATTTCACTTCGGTGGGCCAGCCCATCCCGGACACCGAGCTGACCATTGCCGCAGACGGCGAGATTCTGTCCAAAAGCCCGTCGGTCTTTCTCGGCTATTACAAAAACCCCGAGGCCACGGCCGAAACCCTCACCGACGACGGCCGGTTGCGTTCGGGCGATGCCGGCTATTTCGACGACGCCGGCCGGCTGGTGGTCATCGACCGGGTCAAGGACGTCATGACCCTGGCCGACGGCTTCAAGTTCTCGCCCCAGTTCATGGAGAACAAGCTCAAGTTCTCGCCCTACGTCAAAGAAGCCGTGGTCCTCGGCCACACCCGCGACCATCTGGCCGCCATCGTCTGCATCGACGCCGAGATCGTCGGCCGCTGGGCCGAGTCCAAGGGCCTCACCTATACCACCTACCAGGATCTTGCCGCCAAGGCCGAGGTCTACGGGCTGGTGCAGGGCGAGATCGCCGGCATAAACGCCGGGTTGGCTCCCAAGATGCGGGTGCGCCGCTTCGCTTTGCTGTTTAAGGAACTCGACGCCGACGACGGCGAACTGACCCGCACCCGCAAGGTGCGCCGCAAAGTGGTCGGCGAGCGCTATGCCGGCCTCATCGAGGCGCTCTACTCCGACGCCTGCAGCCTCAATCTGCGGGCCGAGATCACCTACCAGGACGCCAGCGTCCGGGAGATGTGCGGCGAACTGCGTCTGGAAAACGTGGCCGAGACGGCCGGTCCCGGCTGATTCGCCGCTGTTGCGAAGAATTTGGCCGCCGCCTGCGGCCAGGGCATGAGGAGAGAGCGTGGACTATTATCTGCAACTGCTTGTTTCGGGGCTGGTCATCGGCAGCATCTACAGCCTCGTGGCCCTGGGTTTTGTCATCATCTACAAGGCCACCAAGGTGGTCAATTTCGCCCAGGGCGAACTGGTCATGGTCGGGGCCTACATCTGTTTTTCGCTGACCGTCCAGGCCAAGCTGCCCTTTCTGGCGGCCTTTTTCCTGACGCTCGCCTTCTCGTTCATTCTCGGCATCGCCATCGAACGGCTCATCCTGCGGCCCATGATCGGCGAACCCATCATCAGCGTCGTCATGGTCACCATCGGCCTGTCCTCGGTACTCAAATCCCTGGTCCAGCTGTTCTGGGGCACGCAGATCCAGGTCTTTCCGCCGGTGCTGCCCCAGGAGCCGGTGATGATCGCCGGGCTGCCCGTGGCCCCGGTCTATCTGGCCGCCTTTGCCCTCTCCATCATCCTCTTCCTCATCTTCTCGGCCTTTTTCAAATACTCGCGCCTGGGCATCGCCATGCGGGCCACGGCCTTTGACCAGCAGGCCGCCGCCAGCATGGGCATCGGGATTAAAAACATCTTCGCCCTGTCCTGGTGCATCGCCGCCATGGTCTCCTCCATCGGCGGGATCATCCTCGGCAACATCAACGGCATAAACGCCCAGCTTGGGCATTTGGGCCTCAAGGTCTTCCCGGCCGTGATCCTCGGCGGCCTGGACAGCCTGCTCGGCGCGGCCCTGGGCGGCCTTATCATCGGCGTCCTGGAAAACGTCTGCGATGGCGCGGCCAAGGAGTTTCTCGGCCTTGGGGGCTTCAAGGACGTGGCCGCTTTTCTCTTCCTCGTCGTCATTCTCATGATCAAACCCTACGGGCTCTTCGGCGCCCGGGAAATCGAGCGGGTGTAGCCCATGCACGGACAATGCGGACTGTTTTTCCGAACCTATGCCGGCGAGGCCCAGCTTTTCCCCGGCCGGTTCTTGAAAATTTCCATGCTCCTTTTTTTTGCGGCCCTGTGCCTGGCACCCTGGGCCATGAACAAGTACCTCGTCTCGATCCTGTGCCTGATCAATATTTCCGTCATCGGCGCGGTGTCGCTCAACCTGCTCACCGGTTCCTGCGGCCAGATCTCCCTGGGCCACGGAGCCTTTTTCGGGGTCGGGGCCTACTCGGCCGCCTATCTGGCCAACCTGGGCCTGCCCTTTCTGCTGGTTCTGCCCGGGGCCGGGGCCATCACGGCGCTGACCGGCATGGTCTTCGGCCTGCCCTCCCTGCGCCTGAAAGGCATCTATCTGGCCATCGCCACCCTGGCCGCCCAGCTCATCCTCGAATACGTCTTTCTCCACTGGGACGCCGTCACCGGCGGCTCCGGCGGCATGGCCCTTGATCCGCCGTCCATCTTCGGTTTCGCCTTTGATTCCGACCTCAAGATGTTCTACCTGACCCTGGCCGTGGCCGCCTTGTGCGTCCTTTGCGTGCGAAACGTCATGCGCACCTGCCTGGGCCGGGCCTTTGTGGCCATCCGCGACTACCACCTCTCGGCCGAGATCGTCGGTGTGGACCTTTTCGCCTACAAGCTGCGGGCCTTTGGCCTCAGTTCCTTTCTGGCCGGTGTGGGCGGGGCGCTGTGGGGCTCCTACACCATGTACATCACCCCGGAACAGTTCGGCATAGGGCTGTCGGTCAGCTATCTGGCCATGATCATCATCGGGGGCCTGGGCAGCGTCATCGGCGGCGTTTTCGGCGCAGTCTTTATTACCATCCTGCCGGAACTGCTCAATTTCATCGCCCAACATGCCGGCGCGGCCTTCACGGATTTAAGCGGCGCGCTGCTGGCCATGAAGGAAGGCGTCTTTGGCCTGGTCCTGGTCCTGTTTCTCATCTTTGAACCCGAAGGGCTGGCCAACCGCTGGCGGCTCGTCAAATCCTATTGGAAGCTCTATCCCTTTGCCCATTAGCCCTGCGCCGCAAGGCGGCGGACTGTCGGGGCGCGGCGCAAGCCGTCAGGCCAGGGGATTACCGGACATCCCGGCGGACAAAGCCGGGACGCAACACGCAACCGTGGGGGGAAACATGAAACGACTGGCAAAACTGCTCACCCTGGCCCTGGCCTGGACCCTGGCTGTGCCCGGTGTCGTGCGCGCCGAGGAGACCGTCAACATCGGCCTGCTCTCCGACCTGTCCGGCCCGACCTCGGCCGTGGGCGTGCCCTACTCCGAGGGCATCAAGGATGCGGCCAAATATTTAAATGAAAACGGCGGTATCGCCGGCAAGCCCATAAAGCTCATCGAGGTGGACTACGCCTACAACGCCCAGCAGGCCCTGTCTGCGTATAAGCGCTTCACCTCCCAGGACAAGATCGTGGCCCTGCAGGGCTGGGGCACCCAGGACACCGAAGCCCTGACCAAGTTCGTGGGCAAGGACCAGATCCCGACCCTGTCCGCCTCCTACTCCGCCCACCTCACCGATCCGGCCAAGGCCCCGTACAACTTCTTCGTGGCCGCCGACTATTCCACCCAGATTCGTGGAGCGCTCAAATACTTCAAAGGCAACTGGAAAGAAGCCCGCGCCCCCAAGGTGGCCTTTGTCTACCCCGACCATCCCTACGGGTTGGTGCCCATTCCGGCGGCCAAGGACTATGCCAAGGAACTGGGCTTTGAGCTCGTGGGTGATGAGACCGTGGCCCTGGGCGCCATGGACGCCATGGCCCAGATGCTGCGCCTGCAAAAGCTGGCCCCGGACTACGTCTGGATCGGCGGCACCACGCCGTCGGCCGCCGTCATCATGAAGGACGCCCAGAAACTCGGCTTTAAAACCACGTTTTTCTGCAACATCTGGGGCGTGGACGAGAGCCTGTTCAAGCTGGCCGGCGACGCCGCGGGTGGCGCCTATTCGCTCCAGACCGCCGTGGTCTACGGCCAGAAGGTTCCCGGCATGGCCGTCATTGAAAAGCTGACGGGCGGCACGCCCAAAATGACCCACTACATCCGGGGCTTTGCCTCCATGCTGGTCATGGCCGAAGGCCTGAAGATCGCCGCCGCCAAAGGCCCGCTTACCGGCCCGGCCATCAAGGACGCCTTGGAGACGCTGCGCGACTACAATCCCATGGGTCTGACCCCGCCCATCAGCTTCTTCCCCAACGACCACCGGCCCAACATGTCGGTCATCATCTACAAGGTCGAAGCCGGCAAGATGGTCGAAGTGGCTACGGAAACCCTGGAACGCAAGCCCGAATGGCTGGGGAAATAGACGCCGTGGATCTGCTCGCCGTTGAAAACCTCGAAGTCGTTTACAACGACGTGGCGCTGACCCTCAAAGGGCTGTCGCTTCGCGCCGGGCAGGGTCGGATCACGGCCCTGCTCGGGGCCAACGGGGCCGGGAAGTCCACCACCCTCAAAGCCATCTCCGGGCTTCTGGCCGGCGAGGACGGAGCCATTACCGACGGGCGCATCGTCTACGACGGCGCGCCCATAAGCCGGCTGGCCCCGGAACGCATCGTGCGCCTGGGCGTGTTCCAGGTCATGGAAGGACGACGGGTGTTCGAGGACATGAGCGTGGAGGACAACCTGCGCTGCGGCGGCGTCACCCGCCCGGCCAGGGAGTTTCGGGCCAGCGTGGAGCGCGTCTACGACTACTTCCCGCGCCTCAAGGAACGTCGCCTGCAACTGGCCGGCTACATGTCCGGCGGCGAGCAACAGATGCTGGCCATCGGCCGGGCGCTCATCGCCAAACCGCGCCTGCTGCTCCTCGACGAGCCTTCCCTGGGGCTGGCCCCGCTGCTCGTGGAGGAAATCTTTGACATCATCCGCCGGGTCAACCGCGACGAGGGCGTGACCATCCTTTTGGTCGAGCAAAACGCCCGGGCGGCGCTCGGTATCGCCGATGTCGGCTTTATCATGGAAAACGGCCGCATCGTCCTCGACGGCACGTCCCAGGAACTTTTAAACAACCCCGATGTCCAGGAATTCTATCTGGGCCTGTCCCACGGCGGCGAAAAACGCCGCTACCGGGACGTCAAACACTACCGCCGCCGCAAACGCTGGCTGGGGTAGGGGTAACAGAATACATAAGAAAAGACGCCTCCGGCGGCCGGGGGGGATAATCCCCCCCGGACCCCCTTGATGGAACGAGTTATCAGGGGGTTATGGCGTGAGCTGGCAAGTTGGCCGGTTGTGGACAGGACGGCGGAAACAGACCCAACGCAATTCGAGAAAGAGGCGAAATATGGACGCAGCAAAGCCCGCTTCCGGCTTTTATTCCCCCCTGGAGAGCATGGACCGCGAGGCCGTGGCGGCTCGCAAGTTCGACCGCCTGGGCCGGCTCCTGAGCCATGCCTTCGCGCACAGCGGGGAGTTTCGCAGCCGCCTGGAGGCCGCCGGTCTGGTTCCGTCCGACATCACGTCCTGGGACGATTTCGCCCGCATCCCGCCGCTTGGCAAAAAACAGCTCCTCGCCCTCCAGGACGGCGGGGCCGGACTGGCCCGCCTGCTCACCGGCGGCGTTGCCGGGCTGCGCCGCATCTACCAGTCGCCGGGACCGCTTTTTGATCCCGAAGGACCGGGACCGGACTATTGGGGCTGGGCCGAGGCCTTTTACGCCGCCGGCTTTGCCCGGGGCGATCTGGTCCAGATGACGTTTAGCTATCACCTGACCCCGGCCGGCCTCATGCTGGAGGAACCGCTGCTGGAACTCGGATGCGCCGTCATCCCGGCCGGACCGGGCAACACCGACGTCCAGATCGACCTCATGACCCGCCTGCCAGTGACCGGGTTCGTCGGCATGACCAGCTACCTCGACGTCATCGCCGACAAGGCCCGGGAGCGGGGCCTCGACCTGCATCGGGATTTCCGGCTGCGCACGGCCTTTGTGGCGGCCGAGCGTCTGCCCGAGAGCCTGCGCCAGAAAGTCCAGGACGCCTTTGCCATGACCATCCTCCAAGGCTACGGCACGGCCGACGTGGGCTGCATCGCCTACGAATGCTCGGAACTCACCGGCATGCACGTCAGTTCCCGGGGCATCCTGGAAATCTGCGAACCAGGCACCGGCCGGCCCCTGCCAGCCGGCGAAATCGGTGAAGTGGTCTTTACGCCCTTTGTTAACGCCTACCCGCTCATCCGCCTGGCCACGGGCGATCTCTCCAAGCTTGCTGACGCGCCCTGCCCCTGCGGGCGCACCGCACCGCGCCTGACCGGCATCCTCGGCCGGGCCGACGATACGGCCAAGGTCAAAGGACAGTTCATTTATCCGGCCCAGGCCGCCGAAGTCGCCGCCGGCTTCCCGGCCATCGCCGCGTGGCAGATCGTTGTGCAAAATCCCGACGGCAAGGATGCCATCGAAGTGCGCCTGTGCTGCAGCGCCCCCCTGGACACAGGCGCTTTCGCGGCCCGGTTCCAGGAACGGCTCAAGCTGCGCCCCCAGGTGACGGTGCTGCCCGCGGGTGAAACCATCAGACCCGACGCGCCCAGACTCATCGATCTGCGCCGTTTCGACTAGCCTCAGGGCTGGCAGGCAGACCCAAACAAGGCCGATGGGAATAATGGAGACAGCCAGGGACATCATCCCGCGCAGGCCGCCCCCCTGAGTTTCGTGAATTGGAGCCGCCCCGGCTCCGCATTTCCCTAGAATCCCAGGCCAAAAGATTATCCAGGCAGGTTATCCAACAGAAAAAGGGGTCAGATCTTTCGATCTGACCCTTTGAAATCTCTGGTCGGGATGAGAGGATTTGAACCTCCGCCCCCCTGAACCCCATGGGCCGGGCACCTGATCTGAATTCTGAAATCATTGGATATTTTTTTGAAAATGATAACTTTTTTCCGACATACCTGCTTGGCGACGAAGGGGAACGGTTCTCCAGATGTTATCCAGATTGCAGCGGCGGCCCCGGGAAAAATATCCCCCTGTTCTAGGTCAAAACGCCCTCTCCCCTCTCCTCGCCTTGGATAACATCCAAAAATCTATTACAGCCGATCTCCTTGACCAACAGTCCCCCAAAGGGGATAAGTCAAGTACCTCTCTCGCCGCTCATACTTACAAACCAAGGGGGACTTCATCCATGTCTGCCAAAGTAAAAATTTACACCCTCTCAACTTGCTCACACTGCACCCAAGCCAAAGACTTTCTCGACGAACGCAATGTCGCCTATGACCCCGTCAGCGTGGACTTCATGTCCGGCGACGAGCGAACCCAGGTTCTCGACACACTCCGCAAGCTCAACCCGGCAATCACGTTCCCGACCATCGTCATCGGCGAAAAGGTTATCGTGGGATTTCGCCGCGAAGAAATTGAAGCTGCCCTCAAGGAAGCCGACATCGAGACGGAAGTCAAAGCTCCGACTTGGCAACAGCCCTGAAAGAGACTGAATAAACCTCCGCACAACCGGCCAGAACCGGAGGTGTCATCATTGCTCTTGAGGGGTAACAGTCCATATCCGTTTCAATGGGGGCTCAGTCTTCAAATCTTCATCGAATTTTTCGTACGTCAAGAACAACTGCTCAAGTAATTCCTTCTGCGACCAAAGCCTTACTCGGAAGAAACTTGCCGCCTGTTCTCGCCTCGAAGCAGCCGGAGCACGGCCTGAGTCTTGTGAGGCGCCCAGAATCGCTTGAGTGCTTCTCCCTCTCTCAGCATACGGCACATCCCGAGCGGCAGAGTCATACCGCCAAGTTGGTGTCCAAGAAAACCCTAGGCCAATCCACTAGTGAAAATTGACAGACTGCGCCGTCTGTGCGATATTGTAAAAAAATAGTGTATCTTAGATGATGCAATCCAGACCGGGAGGGGCGATGCCGGCTCGGAATCACGGACGTGCCTGGTGCTTGGGGGTGCGGTGTCTGGCCTGGGGGCTGGCCGTGCTGCTCGGCTTGGCCGCAGTTGCCCATGCGGCGGATATCATGTCTCCCGAGGAGCGAGCCGCCCTGGCCGAGCTCAAGCAGATCCGCCTCGTCTACGACTGGAAATACCCGCCGTTTGAGTTCCTGGGCGAGGACGGCCGTTTCTCGGGGCTAGCCGCCGATTTCATCAAGGAGATTGAGAACAGCTTGGGCGTCGCCATCCGGGCCGAAGCCGAGCGAGATTGGCCGGCGTTGCTGGAAAGCCTCAAGGAGCGTCGGGCCGACATGGCCCCGGCCATGGCTTACACCGCCGAGCGCGCTCAGTATCTGCTGTTTACCGACCCCTACGTGCATCTGCCCACTGTGGTGTTCACCCAGAAGCATTTTAAGCACATTGACGGACTAGCCGATCTGCGCGGCCTGCGGGTGGGCGTGGTCAACGGCTATGTCTCCCACGCCTTTCTCAAGAGCAATTATCCGGACACGTTTACCATTGTGCCGGTGAACAACATCCAGGAAGGCCTGCGCCAAACCGCATTCGGCGATCTCGACGCTTTTGTGGAGAACGTGGGCGTGGCCTCGTATTACATCGAGCAGGAAGGCCTGCGCAATCTGCGGGTGGCCGCCACCACCGAGCACGAGACGGCCTTGTCCATGGCCGTGCGCAGCGACCGACCGTTACTGTTCTCCGCCATCCAGAAGGCCCTGGCCAACATTCCCCAGGAGCGTCGACGCGCCTTGCTTGACAAATGGGTCCATCCCCAGGAGCGCCAGATACGCACCCTGACCTGGCTGTTATACGCAGCCATCGGGCTGCTCTCGGTCACTGTGGCGTTGCTTGGCGTCCTGCTTTACCGCTCCCTGGCCTTGCGGCGGGCCTACCAAAACAAGGCCCAGGAACTGGCGGCCGAACTGGAACGCAGCCTGACGTTCCAGCAGGCTCTGCGGGCCAGCGAGGAAAAATACCGGGCCATCTTCGATCATGCCCCCATCGGAATCTTCCGCTGCACCTATGGCGACGGCCTGCAGGAGGTCAACGCCGCCCTCGCCCGCATGCACGGCTTCTCCAGCCCCGAGGCCATGCTCGGCGGTCTCGAACATCTGCCGCTTAACAGCTATCTGCGTCCCCAAGGATCACGGGATATCCGCAGCGCTCTGGCCGTCTCGCCCCAGGGGCTGCGCTTGGAAGCGCTCCTGGGACGTAGGGACGGACAAGCGTTTCCGGCCATCATCAACGCTTCCCTCCAGTACGACGCCGCAGGCGAACCGGCCAGCATTAACGGCCTTGTCGAGGACGTGGCCGAGCGACGGCAGGCCGAAGAGGCTCTGCGCGAAAGCGAAGCCCGGTACCGTTCCGTCATTGAGAACATCCAGGACATGTACTACCGCACCGACCGCGAAGGCCGGCTGGTAATGCTCAGCCCCTCCACGCCGCGCCAGCTCGGCTACGACTCGGTCGATGAGCTGCTTGGCCGGCCGGCCGCAGATTTCTGGATGGAACCTGACAAACGCCACGCCCTTTTGGAGCGCATCGCGGTCGAGGGCCGGGTCCTGGACTACGAAGTCACTCTTAAGGACAAAAGCGGAGGGCCGGTGCTGGTTTCAACCACCAGCGCTTATTACCGCGACGGAGAGGGGCGGGTGCTTGGCGTGGAGGGCATTTTCCGGGACATCACTGGGCGCAAGCAGCTGGAGATGCAACTGGCCGACCAACTGGCCTTCCAACAGGCGCTCCTGGACACCATCCCCTACGCGGTCTTTTACAAGGGCACGGACTGCCGATTCTTGGGCTTTAACAAGGCCTATGAAGACTGGTTCGGGGTGCGCCGTCAGGATCTCATTGGCAAGACGGTGCTGGATCTGGACTATCTGCCCGCCGAGGACCGGGCTGCCTATCAGGCCGAGGATGAGGCCGTTATTGCCGGGGCCGAGCCGGTGCACAAGGAAATGTCCATCCCCCTGGCCGACGGCGCGGTGCACCAGACCCTGTATTCGGTCACCGGATTTCGCCTGTCCGGCGGCGCTTCAGGCGGGCTGATCGGCGTCATCGTGGACATCACCGAGCACAAAAAGATGCAGGAGCTGATGATCCAAACCGAGAAGATGATGAGCGTGGGCGGGCTGGCCGCAGGTATGGCCCACGAACTCAACAACCCCCTAGGCATCATCTTGCAGTCGGTGCAGAATATGGAGCGCCGGTTATCGCCTGCCCTGCCGGGCAATCTGGAAGTGGCCCGGCGGCTCGGCTTGGAAATGGATTCCATTGCCGCCTACATGCGCGCCCGCAACATCGACGAATACCTACGCGGTATCCAGGAGGCCGGCGACCGGGCCGCCCGGATCATCCGCACCATGCTCGATTTCAGCCGCAGCAGCCAATCCCTGCGCGCTTCATGCAACGTCAACGCCCTCCTCGATATGGCCGTGGATCTGGCCGCCAATGATTATGATCTCAAAAAACGCTATGACTTCAAAGGCATCCGCATCGAACGCGATTACGATCCGACCCTGCCGCCGGTGGAGTGCATGGAGACGGAGATCGTCCAGGTGCTGCTCAATATCATCAAGAACGCGGCTCAGGCCATGGCGGACCGGGGCCAGCGGCCCGACCCGCCCACCCTGCGTCTGATCACCCGCCACGACCCCGACGCCGCCCGCATCGAGATACGGGACAATGGACCGGGCATGGACGAGGCCACCCGCCGACGCGTGTTCGAACCGTTTTTTACCACCAAGCCCCAGGGCGAAGGGACGGGCCTTGGCCTGTCTGTGGGTTTTTTCATCATCGCCCAGAAGCACAAGGGAAGAATCTCCGTGGCGTCGCGTCTCGGTCAGGGAACCGCGTTTGCCGTCGAGATTCCCCTGGGAGATGCCCAAACATGACTTCCGAACGCATCCGCGTGCTGATTATCGACGACGAGGCCCTGTTGGGCTTGGCCGCCCAGGATTACCTGGAAGACGAAGGGCGCTTCGAGGCGTTCGTGGCGCAGGATGCCGAGTCCGGCCTGGACCTTCTGCGGCGTCAGGCCATTGACGTATGTCTGGTGGACCTGCGTTTGCCGGGTTCAAACGGCATTGAGTTTATGCTCCAGGCTCAGGACCTGTACCCGGCCCTGCGCTTTCTCGTCCATACCGGCTCCCCCGAGGAGCAGTTCCCCAAGGCGATCATGCAGGACATCCCCGGCTTCCGGGGCGTGCTCTACAAGCCCGTGGCCGACATGGAGGTGATCGTCCGTGCCCTTGACAATGCCCTTCGCTAAGGCCCTGGGCCTGCCTCCCGGGCAGGCGGTGCGGGTGCTGGTCATTGACGACGAGGCCATGCTGCGCCGCACCCTGGCCGATTATCTGGAAGACATGGGCTGCCGGACCGCCCTGGCCGCCAACGGGGCCGAAGGGCTCGAGGTCCTGGAGCGCTTCGCCCCGGACGTGGTTCTGGTGGACCTCAACATGCCGGTCATGGACGGCTATGGCTTTATCGAGCGGATTCGGGCCAGCGCCCCTGAACTGCCCCTGATCGTGGTCTCCGGCGTCGGAACCGTGGACAAGGCCGTTGAGGCCATCCGGCTGGGAGCCTGGGACTACATCACCAAACCGGTGTCGCGCTTTGCCGTGGTGGAGCACGCCCTGTCCCGGGTCCTGGAGCGCGCACGACTCCTGCGGGAAAACCGCAACTACCAGCACAACCTGGAAGCCCTGGTGGACGCGCGCACGGCCGAACTGCGCGACACCCGCCGCCAGATTCTCTACAGCCTGGGCAAGGCGGCGGAATACCGCGACAACGAGACCGGCCACCACGTCATCCGGGTGGGCGAGATGTGCGCCGCCCTTGGCCGTTGCCTGGGCCTGGACCCGGCCCGGGTGGAGATGCTGCGCGAGGCCGCCCCCCTACACGACATAGGCAAGATCGGCGTGCCCGACCACATCCTGCTCAAGCCCGGTCCGCTCACCCCGGAGGAATGGGTCGTTATGCAGCGCCACTGCGAATACGGCTGCATGATCCTCAGCCAGCCCCTGGCCGAGGGCCAGCCCGAGGCCATGGTCTGCACCACCGCAGATCCCATGGCCGCCCTCGGCGCGAAACAGCAACTCATGCCCCTGGCCCAGACCATCGCCCTATCCCACCACGAACGCTGGGACGGGACCGGCTATCCCAAGGGGCTGCTCGGGGAGTCCATTGCCCTGGAAGCCCGCATCGTCTCGGTGGTGGACGTCTACGACGCCGTTGGCAACCATCGCCCCTATAAGGCCGCCTTTCCCGAGGATGCCTGCCAACGCATCATACGCCAGGGCGCAGGCACGGCCTTTGATCCGGCCGTGGTGGAGGCCTTTTTCGCCGAACTCAAGACCATCCTGTACTACAAGGACCGCTGGCGTGATGTGCTCGCCCACGGGCCAGCGAATTTCTGAATTCAGGCAACTTTTGACGAGCCAAGCTTTCGTTCACCTGGGTTTCTCGCCTGGAGAAGCGTTTCAATTCTATTGAAGCCATGCAGACATCCTGCTCGGCGGACTACCGGCGCTGGTGAAGTGGCGCATGTGCGGCTCTGTTACAGCCGAATGTGTTATAAGAACACTGTTCAAACAATTCCTTCTGTGACCAAAGTCTTACTCGAAAAAAGCTCGCGGCCAATTCCTTTTGTACATTTGGCTTGAAACCTCCCCAAGAAACGAAGAGTCCTTCTGTAGC
It contains:
- a CDS encoding glutaredoxin family protein, yielding MSAKVKIYTLSTCSHCTQAKDFLDERNVAYDPVSVDFMSGDERTQVLDTLRKLNPAITFPTIVIGEKVIVGFRREEIEAALKEADIETEVKAPTWQQP
- a CDS encoding phenylacetate--CoA ligase family protein codes for the protein MDAAKPASGFYSPLESMDREAVAARKFDRLGRLLSHAFAHSGEFRSRLEAAGLVPSDITSWDDFARIPPLGKKQLLALQDGGAGLARLLTGGVAGLRRIYQSPGPLFDPEGPGPDYWGWAEAFYAAGFARGDLVQMTFSYHLTPAGLMLEEPLLELGCAVIPAGPGNTDVQIDLMTRLPVTGFVGMTSYLDVIADKARERGLDLHRDFRLRTAFVAAERLPESLRQKVQDAFAMTILQGYGTADVGCIAYECSELTGMHVSSRGILEICEPGTGRPLPAGEIGEVVFTPFVNAYPLIRLATGDLSKLADAPCPCGRTAPRLTGILGRADDTAKVKGQFIYPAQAAEVAAGFPAIAAWQIVVQNPDGKDAIEVRLCCSAPLDTGAFAARFQERLKLRPQVTVLPAGETIRPDAPRLIDLRRFD
- a CDS encoding branched-chain amino acid ABC transporter permease is translated as MDYYLQLLVSGLVIGSIYSLVALGFVIIYKATKVVNFAQGELVMVGAYICFSLTVQAKLPFLAAFFLTLAFSFILGIAIERLILRPMIGEPIISVVMVTIGLSSVLKSLVQLFWGTQIQVFPPVLPQEPVMIAGLPVAPVYLAAFALSIILFLIFSAFFKYSRLGIAMRATAFDQQAAASMGIGIKNIFALSWCIAAMVSSIGGIILGNINGINAQLGHLGLKVFPAVILGGLDSLLGAALGGLIIGVLENVCDGAAKEFLGLGGFKDVAAFLFLVVILMIKPYGLFGAREIERV
- a CDS encoding branched-chain amino acid ABC transporter permease, whose translation is MHGQCGLFFRTYAGEAQLFPGRFLKISMLLFFAALCLAPWAMNKYLVSILCLINISVIGAVSLNLLTGSCGQISLGHGAFFGVGAYSAAYLANLGLPFLLVLPGAGAITALTGMVFGLPSLRLKGIYLAIATLAAQLILEYVFLHWDAVTGGSGGMALDPPSIFGFAFDSDLKMFYLTLAVAALCVLCVRNVMRTCLGRAFVAIRDYHLSAEIVGVDLFAYKLRAFGLSSFLAGVGGALWGSYTMYITPEQFGIGLSVSYLAMIIIGGLGSVIGGVFGAVFITILPELLNFIAQHAGAAFTDLSGALLAMKEGVFGLVLVLFLIFEPEGLANRWRLVKSYWKLYPFAH
- a CDS encoding AMP-binding protein, whose translation is MGDARKIYDDTLPGLLLRRARAHGAKTALREKQWGVWQRFSWSDYLTAAAEFAGGLKKYGLGRGDIVILIGDNRPEWLFAELAIQALGGIALGLYQDAPAEEIAHIFKLSEARLVVAEDQEQVDKILGLRPELPHLAHIVYHDAKGLAGLDEPGLVSFEAVRNLGRELAGEFEAWTQALSPDDPCLIATTSGTTGRPKLALLSHKNLLAMAHNLGLVDAKRDTDEFVSFLPLAWMGEQMMAAASALLFGFTVNFPEDPDTVQENIREIGPHVIFSPPRVWENLAARVRVKIMETTPLKRFLYEKLLPIGIRYADARFAGRKPGLPLRLAYFLAWVCLFRALKDRLGFSNVRSASTGGAALGPDAFRFFHAMGVNLKQIYGQTEIAGISCIHRDGAVDFTSVGQPIPDTELTIAADGEILSKSPSVFLGYYKNPEATAETLTDDGRLRSGDAGYFDDAGRLVVIDRVKDVMTLADGFKFSPQFMENKLKFSPYVKEAVVLGHTRDHLAAIVCIDAEIVGRWAESKGLTYTTYQDLAAKAEVYGLVQGEIAGINAGLAPKMRVRRFALLFKELDADDGELTRTRKVRRKVVGERYAGLIEALYSDACSLNLRAEITYQDASVREMCGELRLENVAETAGPG
- a CDS encoding ABC transporter substrate-binding protein produces the protein MKRLAKLLTLALAWTLAVPGVVRAEETVNIGLLSDLSGPTSAVGVPYSEGIKDAAKYLNENGGIAGKPIKLIEVDYAYNAQQALSAYKRFTSQDKIVALQGWGTQDTEALTKFVGKDQIPTLSASYSAHLTDPAKAPYNFFVAADYSTQIRGALKYFKGNWKEARAPKVAFVYPDHPYGLVPIPAAKDYAKELGFELVGDETVALGAMDAMAQMLRLQKLAPDYVWIGGTTPSAAVIMKDAQKLGFKTTFFCNIWGVDESLFKLAGDAAGGAYSLQTAVVYGQKVPGMAVIEKLTGGTPKMTHYIRGFASMLVMAEGLKIAAAKGPLTGPAIKDALETLRDYNPMGLTPPISFFPNDHRPNMSVIIYKVEAGKMVEVATETLERKPEWLGK
- a CDS encoding ABC transporter ATP-binding protein — translated: MAGEIDAVDLLAVENLEVVYNDVALTLKGLSLRAGQGRITALLGANGAGKSTTLKAISGLLAGEDGAITDGRIVYDGAPISRLAPERIVRLGVFQVMEGRRVFEDMSVEDNLRCGGVTRPAREFRASVERVYDYFPRLKERRLQLAGYMSGGEQQMLAIGRALIAKPRLLLLDEPSLGLAPLLVEEIFDIIRRVNRDEGVTILLVEQNARAALGIADVGFIMENGRIVLDGTSQELLNNPDVQEFYLGLSHGGEKRRYRDVKHYRRRKRWLG